In Silene latifolia isolate original U9 population chromosome X, ASM4854445v1, whole genome shotgun sequence, the following proteins share a genomic window:
- the LOC141623002 gene encoding eukaryotic translation initiation factor 2 subunit alpha homolog, with protein MAGVGPNLECRMYEAKYPEVDMAVMIQVKYIAELGAYVSLIEYNNIEGMILLSELSKRRIRSVNSLIKVGRIEPVMVLRVDKDKGYIDLSKRRVSEEDIANCEERYNKSKLVHSIMRHVAETVSIDLEDLYVRIAWPLYRKYGHAFEAFKTVVTDPDSVLDQLTYQVKTTGPDGKEVTEVLPAVTPEIKDALIKIVRRRMTPHPLKIRADIELKCFHFDGVLHIKDAMRRAEAAGTKDCPVKIKLVAPPLYVLTTQTLDKDQGISTLSKAIVACTEEIERHNGKLTVKDAPRTVSERDDKLFQDQLEKLRQDNEERGGDDDSEDEDETGMGDVDVENAGFDV; from the exons aTGGCGGGAGTGGGACCGAATCTGGAGTGCAGAATGTACGAGGCAAAGTACCCAGAGGTGGACATGGCAGTGATGATACAGGTCAAGTACATAGCTGAATTGGGTGCATACGTGTCACTGATTGAATACAACAACATTGAAGGTATGATACTCTTGTCGGAGCTGTCTAAACGTAGGATTAGGAGCGTCAACAGTCTCATCAAGGTTGGTCGCATTGAACCTGTCATGGTGCTTAGGGTTGATAAGGATAAAGGTTATATTGATCTCAGCAAGCGTCGTGTTTCCGAAGAAGATATTGCTAACTGTGAGGAGCGTTACAATAAGAGTAAACTTGTTCATTCTATTATGCGTCATGTTGCCGAGACCGTCTCCATTGATTTGGAGGATTTGTATGTTCGcattgcttggccgctttatcgaaAATATGGCCATGCTTTCGAA GCCTTCAAAACAGTAGTGACAGACCCTGACTCTGTTTTGGATCAACTTACTTATCAAGTCAAAACGACCGGTCCTGATGGTAAGGAGGTAACTGAGGTGCTCCCTGCTGTCACTCCAGAGATCAAGGATGCATTGATTAAGATTGTTCGTCGAAGAATGACTCCACACCCTCTCAAAATTCGTGCTGATATTGAACTTAAATGTTTCCACTTTGATGGGGTGCTTCATATTAAG GATGCAATGCGTAGGGCTGAAGCGGCAGGAACAAAAGATTGCCCTGTCAAAATTAAGCTTGTGGCACCACCTCTCTATGTTTTGACCACTCAGACCCTTGATAAA GATCAAGGTATTTCAACCCTTAGCAAGGCTATCGTTGCTTGTACTGAAGAAATTGAACGTCATAATGGAAAGCTTACTGTGAAGGATGCACCAAGAACT GTGAGTGAAAGGGATGATAAACTATTCCAAGATCAGTTGGAAAAATTGCGGCAAGATAATGAAGAGAGGGGTGGTGATGATGACAGCGAAGATGAAGATGAGACTGGAATGGGGGATGTTGATGTTGAAAATGCCGGGTTTGATGTTTAG